The Tenrec ecaudatus isolate mTenEca1 chromosome 4, mTenEca1.hap1, whole genome shotgun sequence region CAACGTTAACACCACTGATATAATACAGATTGAATTGTGAAACTGTCATCAGTATTTGCGTTTTATATTCATTAGTAATAAGCACAGTTTTTTCAATATGGATACATTATATCATTTTTATCTGCACAAtaacattttatcattttactCTGGAACATTTGCCTTTTCGCTCTAAGAATATTTGTAGCATATTGATAATCTTAAAGAGGCTGTTTGAGAGGACATGAATTTAATGAAACTTAAATTTTTCATCCCTTCATTTGCTGTGGCCTCTTTCAAGACTCTGACCAAGACCTTAGACATACACACAGTGCTGTACCCCTGTAATAACTGTGAAAGTAGAATGTTTTAATCATGATCAATTCAAAACACATTCTCTTGATATTCTGATCTCATCTTCCTTGCACTTCACCAAAGGCCAGTTTGCCTTGGAATGTCAGCAAGTATTTCTGGATCCAAATAAATTGGGATTTTACCTATGACACTTAGTTTGAGAGTTAGAAGTTATATTCCTGGGTTGATAAACAAtgacatatataatttaataatatattttcaGGTGTATGAATAGCTTgcacaaataataataacaaagccTGTGAGACAATCCCGAAACAGAGAGTCCAGTAgttcagaggagaactgccccatataggtttctgaggttgtcaatgtttataggggtagaaagcctcatctttcttcttcagagagctagtatttttgaactgctgactttctcgttagcagcacaatgtgcaACCTCAGGGCTTCTCAGCATTCCTTGTAAGACCATACCTACTACCCACTATATAGTAATGTGTCTTGATTTTAATTCatgaaattttatatttatagaTGTTATAGCATTTGTAACCAAGATCTTTTATCAATGATCTAAATGTTCATTCTAAATGAATATTCACATTTCTGCTTCCATCTGTATTTAAATAAGATTTCCTTTTTAAATGAAAACCTTTAAATTTGTGTGAGCTTCTAAATAAAAAGGATCTGTATTTATTCCTGTTAAAAATCAAAGGTTTACATTACTATACAGAGATCTGGAATATTTAATTGAATATTTTAAGTAACAAAATGAAGATGAAAAATTGGAATATGGAATTTGGCACTCATAACATAATTGGTTAACAACTCTCAGTTTCTGGAAGTCTATACCATCAATGGAAGGCATGGTCAAGAAATGAAAATAGGTACTGCATCGGACAAATCTTTTGCAaaagatgtttttttttaagtttgaaaagcaaagatgtcactttgaggaataaggtacaCCTTTCCCAAGTCATGGTGTTCTCATTCACTTCTTATACAAGTGGAAGTTAAAAAAtgagcaaatgcaaacaaaagaaaaactgaggccattgaaaattgaTGTCGTGGTAGAAAGTTTAATACATCCCtaattgccagaagaatgaacaaatctgtttcaAAAGAtgtacaactagaatgctccttagaaacgaggATGATGAGAGCTCCTATCATGTAGTTAGGACATATTTTCCatagagaccaatctctggagaaagccatcgtgcttgggaaaatagagggtcagtgaaaaggaggaacctcctcagtgggatggatgaacacagtggctgcaacactgagttcAAGAACAAAAATGactttgaggatggtgcaaggctgcgtagtgtttcattctattggacATGGGTTATGGCTTAGCATTAACTTCAAGGAACTTAGCAACAAATAATACAGTTGACAGCTAAGCTACCAGGTAGATCCTTATGGGACCTCATCAAGGTCTTGCATGGAGCATAGAGTAACTGAAATCTGGAGCTGGTCATAATCTCCCTTTGATGATAGCTGAATTTTTAACTCcagtcattttcattttttagaaCATGATGTATCAGAATATTTCTGCACGTGTAAGGTCTGGCACTTCAAATATCTGTAGAGAGGGATTACCACAAAACCACACAGAATGTAGAAGCTTGAAAGTGAAGAAGTGATTTTCAAATTTCAGATATGGGAACCTCTGCTAGGAATTATTTAAGTCTGAGGGAGTTATTCATAACCCTGCCTTAAAAATCATGCTTTTCATTAGCTTTCTGCATCAGTTTATAATGCTGattgtgaaaaaaattaaatcagtCGTAAGCCAGTTGTAAAGTAAACAAGAGATAAACATCGTGATGATGCTCTATAACAACAAAATGGAATATTTTAAGAGAAATTTTCATGTCAAATTATTACACATTTACCTAGTATTTCATGGTACATACTTATATATTTCATGGTGAGCATATGTTTTGTTGGACAAACATGATCTAAAAGAATATGTAATAATCAAATGTTGCCATGGATATATTTACATTGAAAACCTTTGTTTTAATTGAATTCAAATGTATCTTGTCTTCTGCACTCTATATGGCTCTTTATATATGCAGTCTTTACcttgattttttattatttgctGCTATTGAGTTTGTTGTGATTTATTGTGATCCTGTGTGCAACCATTCCTGTGACAGGTTCATGATTGCAGGTCTGTGTGGGCCCTTCCTTGTGCCTGCGGTGTCACCCGCCTCATTGATGGATCCTACTTTCCCATGCAgttggccctctgctttaccaaatataTGTTCTTTTTATGAATtagtctttcctgatgatgtgtcccAAATAAACCTAATCTTACTAGATTTTATCGTGTTAATCTGGTGATGAAATTTTTAGATATTTGAGGAATTGACCTCCCTTTTCAGTAATTGATTGTCATTGCTAGTTCCCACAAATAAAATAAACTTGGAACTTTTAACTTATAGGAATTACGCTTCTGAGAATATTAttgaattactgtatatactcttgTATAGACCGAGTTTTTCAGTATACTTTTTTAATGGCTAAAAACACCCccattggcttatactcgagtgaggGTTCCACTTACCTGTTCTCGGGTGCAGCGCGGATGTTCTCCAGTCTCTCCCGCTCATCTGCAGGGACCTgaagcctctgtgggtggtccaaTGAATGCTGATGTCACCGCTCATCTTTTCTCCTGCTCACAGGCAGCCTCTGTGCTGTCCGTGCTGTACTGGCCAAGAACCTTCGCGCTTCTGTGTGTTGCTACTTGGGGCGCACCGCgtccttgtcagatgaatgtcaGTTTCGGCTGCTCTTGGCTGCTCTTCCTCTCCCGCTCTTCTCCAGGCCTGAGACCAATGacgtagcctttacagtcttacccgtgCTTGGTCACGTCCCCTTGCTccgcccaagcattgctgaatacaagtactggtatatctctggtcttggatatgtACTAcgtttatttacagtacttactctgctacattttattttttaatttcttattaactcctatctggacccagtgttgactatgcttgcatagagcagccAGTGTTATGGCTCAAAATACACACGCCGCATTGTGTACACAttgtgttattgcatgtgttgctctAGCACTTCCCACACATATGTGGTAATGCTGCCTATGCAGTAACACAGCACGTACACAACACAGAGTGTATATTACgggccctaacacaggctgctctgtgcaaACAGTCATGTCCTCACATTCTGGAATATTATCATACCAAACTCTCCAAACCCTGAATTACTATCAGCTCTCTTGGTGATCCAGCATGTTTTGGGTCTTGTGGTGTCTTTTGAGTGTGATTTTCTTAGGGAGTATCTGCTTCCTGTGGTGAAGTTTATCTGTCTTGCTGCATTCTATTGCCAATTGATTTTAATTGTTTATACGTCTAGGTGCCCGGACACCACCATTTTTTACTGTAAACTgatctcttttaagaactataacTAAGGCTTATTTTGGGCATAGGTCTTGTGGTATATTTTGAGAACTCAATTACTATGGTACAGCATTCTTCtttaaagtcttttttttttttaatcctgtaaGAAAGGGATCCCAGTATTTCTAATGCTGgactaaaacaaaaacacaggccATACAAAGCTGGTTTCAAACTTAAggatgtgtcaagagcagaagaaagcaGTAACAGTATTGAAAATAGGGAATTTTGTGTTCATATAAATGTAAAGTAAATGTAAACAGAACTATCTGCACTTCATAGTGACATTTCCTTGGAACGAAAAAAAAATGCAATTATCTGCTAAAACACTTGCAAGTGatatttgcatattttcaaaGTTTATTAGAACAATATTCCATATTATACACAGAGTTTGCATCGATTCTTAATGACCCTCTGGAAGGCATTCTTTACCTCTTTGTTCCTTAAGCTGTATATGAATGGGTTAAGCATGGGGATGAACAAAGTGTAAAACACAGAGGCTATTTTTTCATTATCAGAAGAGTGAGCAGATTCAGGCTGCAGGTACATATACAGCACAGACCCATAGAACACAACCACCACCGTGAGGTGAGACCCACACGTGGAGAAAGCCTTCTTCCTGCCCTCGGCAGAATGCATTCGAAATATGGCTATCAGAATCAGCAGGTAGGTCAGGAGCACGACCACGAGGGTGGAAATCACATTAAATCCTGAAAACACGATGATGAGCAGTTCAATTTCTCGGGCATTTGAGCAGAGCAAAGGTATAAATGGAACATCATCACAGTAGAAATGACTGACCACATTAGTACCACAGAAGGTTGAGGTGAAAATCTTACTGGTGAGCAACAGAGACTGAAAGGTACTGACGAAGTATGGAATGCCCACGAGTACATGGCAAAGTCTCTGAGACATGATGACATTGTAGAGCAGAGGGTTACAGATGGCCACAAAACGGTCATAAGCCATGGCGGCCAGGATGTAGAGTACACAAATAATATataaaaggaagaaagccatctGTACTGCACATGCATAATAGGAAATGGTGTATTGATTGGAAGCTAAACTTACTAACATCTTGGGATAAATAACAGTAGCATTACCAAGATCAATCAGGGCCAAGTTTCTTATAAAGAAATACATAGGCGTGTGTAGGCGGGAGTCCACCTTGGTCAAGATGATCATGCCCAGATTGCCCGTCAGTGTAATCATGTAGATGATGAGAAAGAGGCCAAAAAGGGGGAGCTGCAGCTCAGGTCGCTTTGTGACTCTCATTAAAATGAATTCGGTCAGTATGGAGAGATTCTGTTGACCCATTTAATctaggaagaagaggaagggttGACATTAGCTTGCAAGTGGTAATAGCTAAACAAATTACACTCCTCCTTAGCCAATGGGAGACTTTTCATCAGTAGTTGACAATGAAAAAATAATCCTCACATCTTATTTTAAGCAAAATTAGAGCTGTAAAGATTTTACTACCCCAAACTGGAGAATGGATAAGAATCTCACTATACCCGATTATGACAATAATTCAGCAATTTTGAGAATATCATACCAAATAACCCAGTCCCCACCTATCAACGTGGTTAGGTTTCAAATAAGGGTTCATTATGGGAAAAAAGATGGAGCTGGACAAAAATGAAGAATGACcacatgaaattaaaaaatagaagagGAGCACATCATTCCATGACGGCAAAACTCCAtctttacataactgccaaactgcATCATTACATAATTCCAAATCAAATCACTACATGACTACCAGAACATGGAGAATCTAGCCTCAGAGACAAAGGGACACAAAGTCACAAAGACCACAAGTAGTGATATTCTGGCCTGGTATGTGTTACTTTCAGGTATAATTCGTGGGTGAATAGATTTTTACTATTTTCATAAATAAGAAGTTCCAAATAAGGAATTGCAGTCAGTCCCCAGTTACAAAGTCTGATTTACAGAAAATTCTTTCTTGCCTTGTAAGTAGGTCGTTGTACTGATTTCATCTGTTTCTGTCATGATCAATAAAGCTAGACGGAAGAGatactccctccacctgccccctccccaattGTTTTACCAATACAGAAAATTAATCTCAGTAACCAGATGGGAAAAAAAATGACAAGTCCGAGTCTGAGTCCTAGAATATAAGCCCAGGAAGAGTTGTGTGTGCCCTTAGAGAGCTGATACATAAGACTGGGTTATTGGCAGGATTTCAGAGAGCTACACACATTCAAAGAATGGGATCGACCAGAGACTTAGAGGAGGGCACTGCTATATTTGAACTTGGcaaagtggttacacattggcctgctaaccacaaggccagcagctcaAAGCCATGAGCCTCTTTAACAGTGAggaacaatctcagaaactcaccgaggCATTTctgcctgtcctgtagagtcactatgagttagaattggttCAATGTCAGCGAGTTGGGTCATTttggttttttggtgtttttttttgagTGAGGACATGACAAAATTGAGAAAAACAAGTATGAGGGCCTGCTTGGAAACAAGCCCTAAACCAAAACTTCACTGTTGTTGAGTCAGTTTTTATTCCGGTGACCATAGAGGACAAGGTAGCACTGTTCCATAGGGGTTCTGCAgcagtacatctttacagaagcagactgtcttatctttctctcacggaacggctaatggatttgaactggcaccctttcagttagcagtccaaaacctACTGGAAGAACCAGTGTCCCTTGAACCAACTCTTACTCCAACTGAATTCATAACAATCATCTTCAGAGGCTGAATGTGCTGCTATTAAATCACTGAAAAGACTCTGACCCTTTTCTTTCATCAAAactcaagcccactgccacggagtca contains the following coding sequences:
- the LOC142446403 gene encoding olfactory receptor 8K5-like yields the protein MGQQNLSILTEFILMRVTKRPELQLPLFGLFLIIYMITLTGNLGMIILTKVDSRLHTPMYFFIRNLALIDLGNATVIYPKMLVSLASNQYTISYYACAVQMAFFLLYIICVLYILAAMAYDRFVAICNPLLYNVIMSQRLCHVLVGIPYFVSTFQSLLLTSKIFTSTFCGTNVVSHFYCDDVPFIPLLCSNAREIELLIIVFSGFNVISTLVVVLLTYLLILIAIFRMHSAEGRKKAFSTCGSHLTVVVVFYGSVLYMYLQPESAHSSDNEKIASVFYTLFIPMLNPFIYSLRNKEVKNAFQRVIKNRCKLCV